A portion of the Desulfonatronovibrio magnus genome contains these proteins:
- a CDS encoding sigma-54-dependent transcriptional regulator: MKIMIVDDEKDMLEGLKRILPYELKQCNVTVFSNPVSSLEYVRHNTMDLILMDVRMPEMDGIELLERVLQVDPGSTVIMMTAYGSIEIAVQAIKMGAYDFITKPFDIPDLVRNIKKGIERNSLIRENMCLKQQISQQSVFEDFVGQSQPMQRLYETIQSLAQTDYSVLIRGESGTGKELVARAIHGLSKRKHKPLVTINCPAIPEHLLESELFGHKKGSFTGALKDHKGLFIEADRSSLLLDEIADIPVSIQTKLLRALQEQEVRPLGSSKNIRVDVRILSTTNQDLEEKIREKSFREDLFYRLNVVTVSTPSLREIKEDIPLIVHHFNRQVASELGGEPKKLSGDVMEALSRRDWPGNVRELQNFIRRMVVFSSGPEINIDTLNAVDNKEHSKSPGSVVCLEYGPELYSDAKNRVINEFTESYVREVFSRTNGNISQAAKTAGLSRVALQKIVKRLDIDPDSYRP; this comes from the coding sequence ATGAAAATAATGATAGTTGATGATGAAAAGGATATGCTTGAAGGTTTGAAGAGAATCCTTCCCTATGAGCTGAAACAATGCAACGTCACAGTTTTCTCCAATCCTGTCAGCTCTCTGGAGTATGTACGTCATAATACCATGGATCTTATTTTAATGGACGTGCGCATGCCGGAAATGGATGGCATTGAGCTTCTTGAACGTGTTTTGCAGGTTGATCCAGGATCTACTGTGATTATGATGACCGCTTACGGCAGTATTGAAATCGCTGTACAGGCCATCAAAATGGGAGCATATGATTTTATTACCAAACCTTTTGACATACCCGACCTGGTAAGAAATATTAAGAAAGGTATTGAAAGAAATTCTTTAATCCGTGAAAATATGTGCCTCAAGCAGCAAATCTCCCAACAGTCAGTGTTTGAAGATTTTGTGGGACAAAGTCAGCCCATGCAGAGGTTATATGAGACCATTCAATCACTGGCTCAGACAGATTATTCTGTTCTTATCCGGGGAGAATCTGGTACGGGAAAGGAGCTTGTGGCCAGAGCCATCCACGGGCTGAGTAAAAGAAAACATAAACCTCTTGTTACTATTAACTGTCCGGCCATTCCTGAGCATCTTCTGGAAAGTGAACTGTTTGGCCATAAAAAAGGCTCATTTACCGGTGCCCTCAAGGATCATAAAGGTCTTTTTATTGAGGCAGACCGTTCCAGTCTGCTGCTTGATGAGATTGCCGATATTCCTGTGAGTATCCAGACCAAACTTTTGCGTGCTCTGCAGGAGCAGGAAGTCAGACCTCTCGGAAGCAGCAAAAACATCAGGGTTGATGTCCGCATCCTGTCTACAACCAACCAGGACCTTGAAGAAAAAATCAGGGAAAAGAGTTTCAGAGAGGATCTTTTTTACAGACTCAATGTTGTCACAGTCTCTACACCTTCATTGCGGGAGATTAAAGAAGATATCCCTCTGATTGTGCATCATTTTAATCGCCAGGTGGCTTCAGAACTTGGAGGGGAACCCAAAAAACTGTCTGGAGATGTCATGGAAGCTCTTTCCCGGCGTGACTGGCCGGGTAATGTTCGTGAACTGCAAAATTTCATCCGCAGGATGGTTGTTTTTTCTTCCGGTCCGGAAATAAATATAGATACCTTAAATGCAGTGGACAACAAGGAACATTCTAAGAGTCCAGGTTCGGTGGTCTGCTTAGAGTATGGGCCTGAATTGTATTCTGATGCAAAGAACAGAGTAATAAACGAGTTTACTGAAAGTTATGTGCGGGAAGTTTTTTCCAGGACCAACGGCAATATTTCTCAGGCGGCCAAGACAGCAGGCCTGAGCAGGGTGGCTTTACAGAAGATCGTCAAAAGGCTTGATATTGATCCGGATAGCTACAGACCATGA
- a CDS encoding flagellar basal body rod C-terminal domain-containing protein: MSIAVSAGAMSSFGLSQNITAHNVANINTDEFKSQRLDLETGPQGQGVRPAQIVEDQSMGPLVQRQQAVENEQGLMVQQEVAVEASNTDLAREITGMIRDERAFESNAQAIRSQENLIGVFLDKTV, from the coding sequence ATGTCAATAGCAGTAAGTGCTGGAGCCATGAGTTCTTTTGGGTTGTCCCAGAATATAACTGCTCATAATGTGGCCAATATCAACACTGACGAGTTCAAGTCTCAACGGTTAGATCTTGAAACCGGACCTCAGGGTCAAGGGGTGCGACCGGCTCAGATAGTTGAAGATCAAAGCATGGGTCCTCTTGTGCAGCGTCAGCAGGCTGTAGAAAATGAACAGGGGCTAATGGTACAGCAGGAAGTTGCGGTTGAGGCCAGCAATACAGATCTGGCAAGAGAAATTACCGGGATGATCCGTGATGAACGGGCTTTTGAAAGCAATGCGCAAGCAATCCGTTCGCAGGAAAATCTAATAGGCGTTTTTCTTGATAAGACAGTCTGA
- a CDS encoding MerR family transcriptional regulator, translating to MSHELLSIKEIARRLKLPESNIRYYRDQYEHFLPSVGSGRMKRFKPESLQIFQDIAQAMRQKVPRQHIEHMLSSKYPHKSANVFQQGSDNLPVPSNSNMSTSMYQNILSTQAGALDRMSRSLQLERGIRLEIMQMREGYSKLKKGLQIVWRQQQKARNNLSEKNFHERLDAMEKRLTMLDQQQKQLEDKLHEELNLLKKELLKCQFWTKRALLQTSNSKWQQGNNPDSAQSREDTPVPDIPENHIP from the coding sequence ATGTCACATGAGCTTTTGTCCATAAAAGAAATTGCGCGAAGACTTAAACTCCCTGAAAGCAACATTCGTTATTACCGAGACCAGTACGAACATTTTTTGCCCTCTGTAGGATCAGGCAGAATGAAGCGCTTCAAACCTGAATCTTTGCAAATCTTTCAGGATATTGCACAGGCAATGCGTCAAAAAGTACCTCGCCAGCACATTGAGCACATGCTGTCCAGCAAATATCCACATAAATCCGCAAATGTCTTTCAGCAAGGGTCAGATAATCTGCCAGTTCCCTCGAATTCCAACATGTCGACGAGCATGTACCAGAATATTTTGTCCACACAGGCCGGTGCTCTGGACAGGATGTCCAGAAGCCTGCAGTTGGAAAGAGGAATACGCCTGGAAATTATGCAGATGCGTGAAGGTTACAGCAAATTAAAAAAAGGATTGCAGATTGTATGGCGTCAGCAGCAGAAAGCCAGAAATAACCTTTCTGAAAAAAATTTCCATGAACGACTTGATGCCATGGAAAAGAGGCTGACAATGCTTGATCAGCAGCAAAAGCAGTTGGAAGACAAGTTACATGAAGAACTGAACCTGCTGAAAAAAGAACTGCTTAAATGCCAGTTCTGGACCAAAAGGGCTTTGCTTCAGACTTCAAATTCAAAATGGCAGCAGGGCAATAATCCTGACAGTGCGCAATCACGAGAAGATACACCTGTTCCTGATATTCCCGAAAACCATATACCATGA
- a CDS encoding LpxI family protein: MPKDNTLGIVAGGGQFPFIVAKGALDKGMRVAVIGFDNDTDPAISELAHAMKWIKLGQLGRLISFMRDQHVREIVFAGPVNKPRALSLRPDMKALKLLFKLSSRNDNALLTAVINELEAEGFKVVSALQYTPQLQAPAGNLTKRKPDDREWEDIHFGWPIVRQIGALDIGQCIVVREKAVIAVEAIEGTDATILRAGSLIKEGFTVIKTFKPDQDNRIDLPAMGLATIETMIKAGARCLAYEAGKSLFFDRDKAARLADKHKITIVGLAEDFKPL; the protein is encoded by the coding sequence ATGCCGAAGGATAATACTCTTGGCATTGTAGCAGGAGGAGGGCAATTTCCATTTATTGTTGCAAAAGGTGCTCTTGACAAGGGGATGCGGGTGGCCGTTATCGGGTTTGATAATGATACAGATCCGGCCATCAGTGAACTTGCTCATGCCATGAAATGGATTAAGCTGGGACAGCTTGGCAGACTTATATCCTTTATGCGTGATCAGCATGTGCGGGAAATAGTTTTTGCCGGACCTGTAAACAAGCCAAGAGCCCTGAGCCTGCGTCCTGATATGAAAGCACTCAAGCTGCTATTCAAATTATCCAGCCGCAATGACAACGCTCTACTCACAGCAGTCATCAATGAACTGGAGGCAGAAGGATTCAAAGTTGTTTCCGCTCTGCAATATACCCCGCAACTGCAAGCACCCGCCGGCAACCTCACTAAGCGCAAGCCTGATGATAGAGAGTGGGAGGATATTCATTTTGGATGGCCCATTGTTAGACAGATTGGAGCCTTAGACATCGGACAGTGCATTGTGGTCAGAGAAAAAGCCGTAATAGCGGTGGAGGCCATTGAGGGCACAGACGCGACCATACTGCGTGCAGGATCATTGATAAAAGAAGGTTTCACTGTAATCAAAACATTCAAGCCTGATCAGGATAATCGCATTGACCTGCCTGCCATGGGGCTCGCAACCATTGAAACCATGATAAAGGCAGGTGCGCGCTGTCTGGCCTATGAAGCTGGTAAGAGTCTTTTTTTTGATCGTGATAAGGCTGCAAGGCTGGCTGATAAGCATAAAATTACAATAGTGGGACTTGCTGAGGATTTCAAGCCATTATGA